The proteins below come from a single Drosophila suzukii chromosome X, CBGP_Dsuzu_IsoJpt1.0, whole genome shotgun sequence genomic window:
- the LOC108019056 gene encoding uncharacterized protein: MSKLGAILVMGLCLFVALALAEPRLQRGQQGRGQQVQLQGQRSQHPYIFLTIPKGRANAGAVVQGFEIVEEEDDQDQDLQDDDHEQEHDDVEEDDDEELEHQLGLNFARSGLVYRKNQPIDDDQDDDQDQVPVQVQAQVQGQDQLAKKQMMVQRDQAGAIMVPDGIIEIEGQSVLDEKTGKAALLVPRAALDAIPDGAVVALMERSASTGDEIEEERANRVVVRRRKNNGRRNIRRRGINTNNVRRRRRPAQRRRRAGGNRRRNVRVGRPQGGNRRRGNQRRRGQVVLQG, from the coding sequence ATGTCCAAGTTGGGAGCTATCTTGGTGATGGGCCTGTGCCTGTTTGTGGCCTTGGCCTTGGCCGAGCCACGCCTACAACGGGGTCAGCAAGGGCGGGGTCAGCAGGTGCAGTTGCAGGGTCAGAGGTCGCAGCACCCCTACATCTTCCTGACCATTCCCAAGGGCCGCGCCAATGCCGGCGCTGTGGTTCAGGGCTTCGAGATCGTCGAAGAGGAGGACGACCAGGACCAGGATCTGCAGGATGACGACCATGAGCAGGAGCACGATGACGTTGAGGAGGACGATGACGAGGAACTGGAGCACCAGCTTGGCCTGAACTTTGCACGCAGCGGCTTGGTCTACCGGAAGAACCAGCCCATCGATGACGACCAGGATGATGACCAGGATCAGGTGCCGGTTCAGGTTCAGGCTCAGGTCCAGGGACAGGATCAGCTGGCCAAGAAGCAGATGATGGTGCAGCGGGACCAGGCTGGCGCCATCATGGTGCCCGATGGCATCATCGAGATCGAGGGCCAGAGCGTCCTGGACGAGAAGACCGGCAAGGCGGCCCTCCTGGTGCCCCGTGCCGCCCTGGACGCCATTCCCGATGGCGCCGTTGTGGCCCTGATGGAGCGATCCGCCTCCACCGGCGACGAAATCGAGGAGGAGCGCGCCAACCGCGTCGTGGTCCGCCGGCGCAAGAACAACGGACGCCGCAACATCCGTCGGCGGGGCATCAACACCAACAACGTCCGACGCCGCCGTCGTCCCGCCCAGCGTCGCCGTCGAGCGGGCGGCAACCGCAGGCGCAACGTGCGCGTCGGACGCCCCCAGGGCGGCAACCGGAGGCGTGGCAACCAGAGGCGCCGCGGCCAGGTCGTCCTCCAGGGTTGA